A stretch of the Macaca mulatta isolate MMU2019108-1 chromosome 14, T2T-MMU8v2.0, whole genome shotgun sequence genome encodes the following:
- the CDKN1C gene encoding cyclin-dependent kinase inhibitor 1C isoform X1: protein MSDASLCSTSTMERLVARGTFPVLVRTSACRSLFGPVDHEELSRELQARLAELNAEDQNRWDYDFQQDMPLRGPGRLQWTEVDSDSVPAFYRETVQVGRCRLLLAPRPVAVAVAVSPPLEPAAESLDGLEEAPEQLPNVPVPAPPSTPPPAPVLAPAPAPAPVAAPVAVAVLAPAPVLAPAPAPAPAPAPAPAPAPAPVVAPAPAPAPVVAPAPAPAPAPAPVPAPAPAPAQDAAPQESAEQGANQGQRGQEPLADQLHSGISGRPAAGTAAASANGAAIKKLSGPLISDFFAKRKRSAPEKSSGDVPAPCPAPSAAPGVGSVEQTPRKRLR from the exons ATGTCCGACGCGTCCCTCTGCAGCACATCTACGATGGAGCGTCTTGTCGCCCGTGGGACCTTCCCAGTACTTGTGCGCACCAGCGCCTGCCGCAGCCTCTTCGGGCCGGTGGACCACGAGGAGTTGAGCCGCGAGCTGCAGGCCCGCCTGGCCGAGCTGAACGCCGAGGACCAGAACCGCTGGGATTACGACTTCCAGCAGGACATGCCGCTGCGGGGCCCAGGACGCCTGCAGTGGACCGAAGTGGACAGCGACTCGGTGCCCGCGTTCTACCGCGAGACGGTGCAGGTGGGGCGCTGCCGCCTGCTGCTGGCGCCGCGGCCCGTCGCGGTCGCGGTGGCTGTCAGCCCGCCCCTCGAGCCGGCCGCTGAGTCCCTCGACGGCCTCGAGGAGGCGCCGGAGCAGCTGCCTAATGTCCCGGTCCCGGCCCCGCCGTccaccccgcccccagccccggTCCTGGCTCCAGCCCCGGCCCCGGCTCCGGTTGCGGCTCCGGTCGCGGTCGCGGTCTTGGCCCCGGCCCCGGTCctggccccggccccggccccggccccggctccggctccggctccggccccggccccggctcCAGTCGTGGCCCCGGCCCCAGCCCCGGCCCCAGTCgtggccccggccccggccccggcgccGGCCCCGGCCCCCgtcccggccccggccccggccccggcccagGACGCGGCGCCTCAAGAGAGCGCCGAGCAGGGCGCGAACCAGGGGCAGCGCGGCCAGGAGCCTCTCGCTGACCAGCTGCACTCGGGGATTTCGGGACGTCCCGCGGCCGGCACCGCGGCCGCCAGCGCCAACGGCGCGGCGATCAAGAAGCTGTCCGGGCCTCTGATCTCCG ATTTCTTCGCCAAGCGCAAGAGATCAGCGCCTGAGAAGTCGTCGGGCGATGTCCCCGCGCCGTGTCCCGCTCCCAGCGCCGCCCCTGGAGTGGGCTCGGTGGAGCAGACCCCGCGCAAGAGGCTGCGGTGA
- the CDKN1C gene encoding cyclin-dependent kinase inhibitor 1C isoform X3, which yields MSDASLCSTSTMERLVARGTFPVLVRTSACRSLFGPVDHEELSRELQARLAELNAEDQNRWDYDFQQDMPLRGPGRLQWTEVDSDSVPAFYRETVQISSPSARDQRLRSRRAMSPRRVPLPAPPLEWARWSRPRARGCGERKPKEPRGNLPGQRTLEGRWASAGTVHVAATGGGCRRAAFGFVFKF from the exons ATGTCCGACGCGTCCCTCTGCAGCACATCTACGATGGAGCGTCTTGTCGCCCGTGGGACCTTCCCAGTACTTGTGCGCACCAGCGCCTGCCGCAGCCTCTTCGGGCCGGTGGACCACGAGGAGTTGAGCCGCGAGCTGCAGGCCCGCCTGGCCGAGCTGAACGCCGAGGACCAGAACCGCTGGGATTACGACTTCCAGCAGGACATGCCGCTGCGGGGCCCAGGACGCCTGCAGTGGACCGAAGTGGACAGCGACTCGGTGCCCGCGTTCTACCGCGAGACGGTGCAG ATTTCTTCGCCAAGCGCAAGAGATCAGCGCCTGAGAAGTCGTCGGGCGATGTCCCCGCGCCGTGTCCCGCTCCCAGCGCCGCCCCTGGAGTGGGCTCGGTGGAGCAGACCCCGCGCAAGAGGCTGCGGTGAGCGAA AGCCCAAAGAGCCCCGAGGGAACCTGCCGGGGCAGCGGACGTTGGAAGGGCGCTGGGCCTCGGCTGGGACCGTTCATGTAGCAGCAACCGGCGGCGGCTGCCGCAGAGCAGCGTTCGGTTTTGTgtttaaattttga
- the CDKN1C gene encoding cyclin-dependent kinase inhibitor 1C isoform X2, with amino-acid sequence MERLVARGTFPVLVRTSACRSLFGPVDHEELSRELQARLAELNAEDQNRWDYDFQQDMPLRGPGRLQWTEVDSDSVPAFYRETVQVGRCRLLLAPRPVAVAVAVSPPLEPAAESLDGLEEAPEQLPNVPVPAPPSTPPPAPVLAPAPAPAPVAAPVAVAVLAPAPVLAPAPAPAPAPAPAPAPAPAPVVAPAPAPAPVVAPAPAPAPAPAPVPAPAPAPAQDAAPQESAEQGANQGQRGQEPLADQLHSGISGRPAAGTAAASANGAAIKKLSGPLISDFFAKRKRSAPEKSSGDVPAPCPAPSAAPGVGSVEQTPRKRLR; translated from the exons ATGGAGCGTCTTGTCGCCCGTGGGACCTTCCCAGTACTTGTGCGCACCAGCGCCTGCCGCAGCCTCTTCGGGCCGGTGGACCACGAGGAGTTGAGCCGCGAGCTGCAGGCCCGCCTGGCCGAGCTGAACGCCGAGGACCAGAACCGCTGGGATTACGACTTCCAGCAGGACATGCCGCTGCGGGGCCCAGGACGCCTGCAGTGGACCGAAGTGGACAGCGACTCGGTGCCCGCGTTCTACCGCGAGACGGTGCAGGTGGGGCGCTGCCGCCTGCTGCTGGCGCCGCGGCCCGTCGCGGTCGCGGTGGCTGTCAGCCCGCCCCTCGAGCCGGCCGCTGAGTCCCTCGACGGCCTCGAGGAGGCGCCGGAGCAGCTGCCTAATGTCCCGGTCCCGGCCCCGCCGTccaccccgcccccagccccggTCCTGGCTCCAGCCCCGGCCCCGGCTCCGGTTGCGGCTCCGGTCGCGGTCGCGGTCTTGGCCCCGGCCCCGGTCctggccccggccccggccccggccccggctccggctccggctccggccccggccccggctcCAGTCGTGGCCCCGGCCCCAGCCCCGGCCCCAGTCgtggccccggccccggccccggcgccGGCCCCGGCCCCCgtcccggccccggccccggccccggcccagGACGCGGCGCCTCAAGAGAGCGCCGAGCAGGGCGCGAACCAGGGGCAGCGCGGCCAGGAGCCTCTCGCTGACCAGCTGCACTCGGGGATTTCGGGACGTCCCGCGGCCGGCACCGCGGCCGCCAGCGCCAACGGCGCGGCGATCAAGAAGCTGTCCGGGCCTCTGATCTCCG ATTTCTTCGCCAAGCGCAAGAGATCAGCGCCTGAGAAGTCGTCGGGCGATGTCCCCGCGCCGTGTCCCGCTCCCAGCGCCGCCCCTGGAGTGGGCTCGGTGGAGCAGACCCCGCGCAAGAGGCTGCGGTGA